The following is a genomic window from Hymenobacter sp. APR13.
TGTCCACGCGCATATGGCCGTAGTCCATCGAGCGGCCGTAGTACGGCTCGCGGGGCTTGTCCTGGCGGTCCAGCACAAAGCGCCCGTTGCGCAGGCTGATGGCTTCAATCTTGAAGTCGAAGGGCTTACCGGCCTTGGTGGTGTCGGAGGGGTCCACCAGCCGTTTGATGGCGGCCAGAAACTCGGAGAGGTTGGTGGTGTCGGGCCGGTCTTTGTAGGTGACGAGGGCAAAGCGCGGCTCCTCCAGCGTGAGCTTGCCCACGTGCAGGCGGTCGGGGCTCAGCACGCTGAACAGCGTAATGTCAGCGTCGGCGCGGCCCACGCTGAACAGCTCGTCGCCGCGGCGGTCCAGCACCCGGATGCCTTCCAGCAGCACCCGCGAAAACGGGCGGATGTCCACCCGGCCCACGGTCACGCGCTGGCCTAGCTTGTCGGTGAGCACCTGGGCGGCCTTCTGGGCCAGGCGCGTTTGCACGCTGGGCACGCGCAGGGCCACCAGCGCCCCTACCACGGCCAGCACCACCACCAGCACGAGGCCCAGCAGCACTTTCAGCAGAACGGAGACGAAACGGGGCACGGCGGGCAGAGATGAAAGAGAATATCCGAGCGAAGATACAGGGTTGGCAGTTGCCCGACAGACGCCGGCGGCCGGGCAACCGTTGCCGCAACAACGAAGCAGCGCGGGTGCAGGTTAGCAGTTTTAACGAACTTTGTAGCCGGTTACGTCTGCCGAAGCGCCCGGTATCCGCTTCCGGTTGCGGCCGTACCGCCTAGTTTCTTCGTCCAACGCTTCGCTCAGCCGGCGCCTTGCGCTACCTTGTCTATATGCAGCAGCCTACCATCCTCGCCATCGAATCTTCCTGCGACGACACTTCCGCAGCCGTGCTGGTGGCCGGCGAAATCCGGGCCAACGTGGTGGCCACCCAGCAGGTACACGAGCAATACGGCGGCGTAGTGCCCGAGCTGGCCTCACGCGCCCACCAGCAGCACCTCATTCCGGTGGTGAATGCCGCTCTGCAAAAGGCCGGCATCCGCAAGCAGGACCTCGACGCCGTGGCCTTCACCCAGGGGCCGGGCCTGCTGGGCTCCTTATTAGTAGGCGGCATGTTCGCCAAAACCCTGGCCCTGGCCCTGAACAAGCCGCTGATTGCCGTCAACCACATGCGGGCCCACATTCTGGCGCACTTCATCGAGGAGCCGCGGCCGGTGTTTCCGTTTCTGTGCCTTACCGTGAGCGGCGGCCACACCCAGCTGGTGGTGGTGAAGTCGGCGCTGGAAATGGACATCATCGGCCAGACCATCGACGACGCGGCCGGCGAAGCCTTCGACAAAACCGCCAAGCTGCTGGGGCTGCCGTACCCCGGCGGCCCGCACCTCGATAAGCTGGCGCGCGAAGGCAACCCCACGCGCTTCCCGTTTCCGGTGGGCGCCATGCCCGCCTACGACTTCAGCTTCAGCGGCCTGAAAACCTCGGTGCTGTACTTCCTGCGCAAGGAAACCGCCCAGAACCCCGATTTCGTGCAGCAGAATCTGCCCGACCTCTGCGCCAGCATTCAGTACACCATCATCCAGACGCTGCTACGCCAGCTGCGCCGCGCCGCCGCCGACCAGGGCCTGACCCAGATTGCGCTGGCCGGCGGGGTGGCCGCCAACTCGGGTCTGCGCCAGGCGCTGCAGGACGAGGCCGCCGCCCAGGGCTGGCAGGTGTTCATCCCGGCCTTCCAGTTCTGCACCGACAACGCCGGCATGGTGGCCAAAACCGCCGAGTTCCAGTACCAGGCCGGCGACTTCGCCGACCAGCTTGTCAGCTCCGACCCGCGCCTGAAGCTCATGTAGCAGCCGTTCATGTAGCATACGCTTTAGCTTGTGCCGACTCAAGCTACGCGGCTTGGTACTCGCGCCAGCCTGCTGGCCCGGGCCATTCGGGTCAGCCGCTCGCCGGCTACTTTGCGTACCAGTGCGAGAAACACCTTATTCCTTTCCGGCACAGGCTAAAGCCTATGCTACATTTGCCGTTCTATGGCTTCCAAAAAAGACGACGCGCCCAAGCGCATTAACATCCAGAACCGCCGCGCCAGCCACGAATACGCTTTCCTGGTGAAGTATGATGCCGGCATCATGCTGCAGGGCACCGAAATCAAGAGCATCCGCGAGGGCAGCGTGCAGCTGCAGGACGGCTTCTGCACCTTCCACACCGACGGCAGCCTGTGGCTCAACCAGGTCACCATCGCCAAGTACACCGAGGGCACCTACAACAACCACGAGCCCATGCGCGCCCGCAAGCTGCTGCTTAACAAGCGCGAGCTGAAGCAGCTGGCCCACAAAAACCAGGAGCAGGGCCTCACCATCATCCCGCTGCGCATGTACGTCAGCGACCGGGGATTTGCCAAGGTGGAAATTGCGCTGGCCAAGGGCAAAAAGCTCTACGACAAGCGCGACGACCTCAAGGCCAAAGACCAGAAGCGCGAAATGGACCGCGCCCGCGACTACTAGCGCTGGGTATATAGAGTGTTATGCCTGATCTGACGTCCGCGAAGCCGAAGCATCTCTACTGTGAGCTAATCAAAAATTAGTTTGGCAGTAGAGATGCTTCGGCTTCGCTCAGCATGACGTTCTTTGTATTATCAAGCCACGAATCCATTAACCCACCAATCCACCACTTTGGAACACGGAATCTGCGCGCTGAGCGTTGTGCCGGTGCGCGCTGAGGCCACCGATAAAGCCGAAATCGTCACCCAGCTCATCTTCGGCGAGTGCTACTCCATTCAGCTCACCCAGGGCATGTGGATCCAGATCCGGACCGCCGCCGACCAGTACGTGGGCTGGATGGACCTCAAGCAGCACACGCCCGTGAGCCCCGAGTATCTGGCGGCGTGGCAAGCCCAGGACCACCCGCGCACGCTCGACGTGGTGCAGATGGTGAGCTGCCCCAACACGCGCATTCCGGTGCAGCTGGGCTCAAGGCTGCCGTTTTTTGATGGCATGACCCTGCGCGTGGGCGACCGGCAGATGTTTTACAACGGAGCCGCCACCAATCCGCAGAACGGCCACGGCCCGCACGGCCCCATCGACCAGCGGCTGCGGCTGCTGCAGAAAATGGCCCTCACGTACCTGAAAGCGCCCTACCTGTGGGGCGGTAAAAGCCTGTTCGGCATCGACTGCTCGGGGCTGATGCAGCAGCTCTACGGCCTGATTGGGGTGCAGCTTCCGCGCGACGCCCGCCAGCAGATCCACCTCGGCCAGCCCGTGCATTTCGTGGCCCAGACCCAGCCCGGCGACCTGGCCTTCTTCGACAACGCCGACGGCAACATCGTGCACGTAGGCCTGCTGCTGGAGGATCAGCAGATTCTGCACGCCAGCGGCGAAGTCCGCATCGACCCGCTCGACCACAACGGCATCTTCCACCGCGACCGGCAGAAGTATACTCACAAGCTGCGCCTGATTAAGCGCCTGCTGGCCGAGTAAGTGGCAAAGAGCTAAGGCATGCTTCGGAGCCAGTCTACGGCTACGTCATACTCTTCGAAGGTCAGCGTCAGCGGCCAAATATTTTTCGTCATGGCTCCATCGGCCATAGCACGTGCATGCATGTCGGGGGCATAAATCCAGGCTACGTAATGCAGGCCGTTGGTATAAAGCTGTTTAAGGCCGTTGCTACGATACCAGTCGGCGGGTGTTACGCGTAGCGCAGTGAGGTAGCGGTTGTCGTTGAGCAGCTTGGAAAGGCCGTTTTCCTGCGCGATGCGCACTATCACTTCTACCCCTTTGTATAAATCAGCTTGCGCTATTTCGCCCAGCCAACAAGCGTACAGCCACGAGTTCTGCACGTCGATGGCCACTTGCAGGTAGTGGCTGTCATACAATAGTCGAGCCGTGGCCGGCATGACGTAAGGCAAGGTTTCAGGCAAAAGAGGCATATGGCATAGTAAAGGATGGCTGCCAGTGCAAGTGCTCAACGCAGCATAAACGGGTAGTAATATCTGCCTTCGCCGGAATATTTACTAGCTCAACAGTATCCGTAGCCACTCGGGCCAGTAGGTGGCGGCTAGCTGGAGTGCCTAGCTCAGGAGTGTTGCCTGCCTGCCAATGCCGGCCGAAAACCAGTCCGTAGTGTCGGAAACTAAACTTCCGGGCTGTTGTTAATGCGCTAAGAATCATCTAGCTTTCGCTGTACCCGATGATTCCACCCCAAGCGCGTATGGATCAAAAAGTCTTAGTCCTGAATGGCGACTATACCGCCATAACGCTGTGCAGCGTACAGAAAGCCTTCGTCCTGCTGTTTCTCGACAAAGCCGAGATGATAGCCCGGTCGGAGAGTGGCGTATTGCGCACCGTGAGCACCTCGTATCCCAAGCCCAGCATCATCCGGTTGCAGCGCTACGTGCGGGTGCCTTATAAAGGTATTGCCCTGAGCCGCCACAATATTATGAAGCGCGACCATTTCGAGTGTCAGTATTGCGGTTCTACCAAAAACCTCACCCTCGACCACGTGTTGCCCCGCTCCCGAGGCGGCGACAGCAGCTGGGGCAACCTGCTTACGGCCTGCGCCCGCTGCAACCATGCCAAAGGGCACCGTACGCCGCAGGAGGCCGGCCTCACTATCAGGCAGCAGCCCAAAAAGCCCACCTTATCGGGGTTCCTCAGGCTCAGTGCCGGTACCATCGACCAGAACTGGCACGCCTATCTCACCCATTAAGCCGGTAGCAGTTGCTACCGGCTTTTTTGTGCGTTTGTGCCAGCTCATTAGTGGCCGATAGCCAGCGTACTTGCAACCGTTTTTCAGCGTGTGGGCTCCCCTGAGCGTACCTACACTATACCTAATATGAAAAACCCGTTGCTGTTTCTGAGTTTGATGCTGAGTTGCGTGGCCTGCCAAAAAGACGACGATGCCAGCCCGAAAGGCGTAACCATCCGGGTACGCAATGCCAGTCCTTACGCCTTCGAAAGCGTGCTTGTGAATACCAACGACGGAGAGCAAACCTATGGAGCGCTGGCCATGGGGCAGAGCACCACCTACAAGTCTTTCACCAGCGCCTACAGATATGCTTATGTGAAGGTGGTGACCAACGGCCAGACGGTAGAGTGGCAACCGATAGACTATGTAGGTGAGAAGAAGCTGGAAGACGGCAAATACACCTACGTACTGAACATCGAAGACCTGGCCAACCGGCGCATCAGTCTGCAGCTTGAGAAAAACTAGTGTATTGTCAACAGAAAGGCCCGGTTTCTTCGGAAACCGGGCCTTTCTGTTGACAATACGCATTTACGTAATTACTAGCTGTTCTCGCCGCTACGAACGTTGCCGCTAATGGCAAAATCAACCAAGTCGCGGTTCAGCTTGTCTTTTTCGGTGATGAACAGACCGTGTGGGGCGCCATCGTAGGTGATGTACGTAGCGTGCTTGAGGTGCTGGTTCATCCGGTCGCCGCTGTTCTTGATTGGCACCGTTTTGTCGTCGTCGCCGTGGATGACCAATGCGGGCACGCTGATGGTTTCCAGGTCGCGGCGGAAGTCGGTTTCGGCAAAGGCTTTGGCACAGCCCAGCGTGGCCTGCTGCGAACCCAAAGTCGCCATTCCAAACGACCAGTCAAGGACAGCCTGACTTACCGGGTGACTAATGGCACTTACGCCGTAGAAGTCTTTACCAAACGACTGCAGGAAGCCGAAACGGTCGTCCTTCATCTGCTTGGTCATATCCTCGAACACCGACTTGTCTACGCCGTCAGGGTTATCGTCGGTTTTGAGCAGGTAGGGCGTTACGGCCGATACGAACACTACTTTAGCCACGCGGGCACCGCCGTGGCGGCTCATATAGCGGGCTACTTCGCCGCCACCCATCGAGAAGCCCACCAGCGTTACGTTTTGCAGGTCCAGCTCGTCGAGCACGGCTTTCAGGTCGTCGGCCAGGGTGTCGTAGTCGTAGCCTTCAAACGGCTTGCTGGAGTTGCCGAAGCCGCGGCGGGTGTAGGCCACCACGCGCAGGCCGTGCTTGGGCAGCTCGCCCAGCTGGTAGTTCCAGGCTTCGTGGTTTTGGGGCCAGCCATGAATCAGCACTACCGGCTGGCCGGTGCCCTGGTCGGTGTAATGCAGTTTGATGTCGTTGCCGTTGGCATCCTGGCCGGCTTTGATGTAGCTCATAAGAGTAAGATTGAACGTGGTTGGGAGAGTAATGCTCGTACATACGCCTGATTGAGCTATTGGATAGAGGGGCGCCAAGATTTTGTACGCTGCCGCCGAATGTGTTTCCTTTGGCCCGATGCGCTATTCTTTCTCCTCTGTTTTGTCGGCTTCCCGCCTGGCGGGCCTGCTATTTGGGGCCAGTCTGGCCGCCTGCCAGTCCAACTCCTCCGACAAGGCCACTACCGCCGATAAACCCGCTGCCGAGGTTTCTGCCGCCACTACCGCTCCACCCGATTCGCCGGGC
Proteins encoded in this region:
- a CDS encoding HNH endonuclease — its product is MDQKVLVLNGDYTAITLCSVQKAFVLLFLDKAEMIARSESGVLRTVSTSYPKPSIIRLQRYVRVPYKGIALSRHNIMKRDHFECQYCGSTKNLTLDHVLPRSRGGDSSWGNLLTACARCNHAKGHRTPQEAGLTIRQQPKKPTLSGFLRLSAGTIDQNWHAYLTH
- a CDS encoding C40 family peptidase, translated to MEHGICALSVVPVRAEATDKAEIVTQLIFGECYSIQLTQGMWIQIRTAADQYVGWMDLKQHTPVSPEYLAAWQAQDHPRTLDVVQMVSCPNTRIPVQLGSRLPFFDGMTLRVGDRQMFYNGAATNPQNGHGPHGPIDQRLRLLQKMALTYLKAPYLWGGKSLFGIDCSGLMQQLYGLIGVQLPRDARQQIHLGQPVHFVAQTQPGDLAFFDNADGNIVHVGLLLEDQQILHASGEVRIDPLDHNGIFHRDRQKYTHKLRLIKRLLAE
- the tsaD gene encoding tRNA (adenosine(37)-N6)-threonylcarbamoyltransferase complex transferase subunit TsaD; the protein is MQQPTILAIESSCDDTSAAVLVAGEIRANVVATQQVHEQYGGVVPELASRAHQQHLIPVVNAALQKAGIRKQDLDAVAFTQGPGLLGSLLVGGMFAKTLALALNKPLIAVNHMRAHILAHFIEEPRPVFPFLCLTVSGGHTQLVVVKSALEMDIIGQTIDDAAGEAFDKTAKLLGLPYPGGPHLDKLAREGNPTRFPFPVGAMPAYDFSFSGLKTSVLYFLRKETAQNPDFVQQNLPDLCASIQYTIIQTLLRQLRRAAADQGLTQIALAGGVAANSGLRQALQDEAAAQGWQVFIPAFQFCTDNAGMVAKTAEFQYQAGDFADQLVSSDPRLKLM
- the smpB gene encoding SsrA-binding protein SmpB translates to MASKKDDAPKRINIQNRRASHEYAFLVKYDAGIMLQGTEIKSIREGSVQLQDGFCTFHTDGSLWLNQVTIAKYTEGTYNNHEPMRARKLLLNKRELKQLAHKNQEQGLTIIPLRMYVSDRGFAKVEIALAKGKKLYDKRDDLKAKDQKREMDRARDY
- a CDS encoding alpha/beta fold hydrolase, which codes for MSYIKAGQDANGNDIKLHYTDQGTGQPVVLIHGWPQNHEAWNYQLGELPKHGLRVVAYTRRGFGNSSKPFEGYDYDTLADDLKAVLDELDLQNVTLVGFSMGGGEVARYMSRHGGARVAKVVFVSAVTPYLLKTDDNPDGVDKSVFEDMTKQMKDDRFGFLQSFGKDFYGVSAISHPVSQAVLDWSFGMATLGSQQATLGCAKAFAETDFRRDLETISVPALVIHGDDDKTVPIKNSGDRMNQHLKHATYITYDGAPHGLFITEKDKLNRDLVDFAISGNVRSGENS